The following proteins come from a genomic window of Geothrix edaphica:
- a CDS encoding metal-dependent hydrolase family protein, whose product MILRGLFASLLCLALCGQERPLLLKAARLLDVRTGKVETPGRLWVKDGRIQPGPPPANAETLDLGDRTLLPGLIDCHTHLLFPAGLGELGYLKRSQGALLLDGVVNARKVLEAGFTTVRDVGASAGFGDVALRDAIARGDIPGPRMLVAGPSLSITGGHGDLNGFPPHLHTGDEHIVDSPDQGRHVVREWRKRGVDLIKIHATGGVLSNHDDPGAPSFSPVEFKAIVEEANRRGMDVCAHAHGDAGILEATLAGVRSIEHGSLLSPATAREMKVRGTFLVPTLYALESILLPGNPYHFPEGSIAKARTILPLRRAGFKAALDAGLPIAYGTDIGVFEHRLVAMDFRYLVDYGMTPLQAIQSATVVAARLLRLDSEVGTLEAGRAADIIAVDGDPLKDITTLERVPFVLQGGKVVRRVP is encoded by the coding sequence ATGATCCTGCGCGGCCTTTTCGCCAGCCTTCTCTGCCTCGCCCTCTGCGGCCAGGAGCGGCCGCTCCTCCTCAAGGCGGCCAGGCTTCTCGACGTCCGCACCGGGAAGGTGGAGACCCCTGGGCGGCTGTGGGTGAAGGATGGCCGGATCCAGCCCGGCCCGCCGCCCGCCAATGCCGAGACCCTCGATCTGGGCGACCGCACCCTGCTACCGGGCCTCATCGACTGCCACACCCACCTGCTCTTTCCGGCGGGCCTCGGAGAGCTGGGCTACCTCAAGCGCAGCCAGGGAGCCCTGCTCCTCGATGGCGTGGTGAACGCCCGGAAGGTGCTCGAAGCCGGGTTCACCACCGTGCGGGACGTGGGCGCCTCCGCGGGCTTCGGCGACGTGGCCCTGCGTGATGCCATCGCCCGGGGCGACATCCCCGGACCGCGGATGCTGGTGGCGGGGCCCTCCCTGTCCATCACCGGCGGCCACGGCGACCTCAACGGCTTCCCGCCCCACCTCCACACCGGCGATGAGCACATCGTCGATTCTCCGGACCAGGGCCGGCACGTCGTGCGCGAATGGCGCAAGCGCGGCGTGGACCTCATCAAGATCCATGCGACGGGCGGCGTGCTCTCCAACCACGACGATCCCGGCGCCCCCAGCTTCAGCCCGGTCGAGTTCAAGGCCATCGTGGAGGAGGCGAACCGCCGCGGCATGGACGTCTGCGCCCACGCCCACGGGGATGCGGGCATCCTCGAAGCCACCCTGGCGGGCGTGCGCTCCATCGAGCACGGCAGCCTGCTGAGCCCCGCCACGGCCCGGGAGATGAAGGTGCGCGGCACCTTCCTGGTGCCCACCCTGTACGCCCTCGAATCCATCCTGCTGCCCGGCAACCCCTACCACTTCCCCGAAGGTTCCATCGCCAAGGCCCGCACGATCCTGCCCCTGCGCCGGGCGGGCTTCAAAGCCGCGCTGGATGCGGGGCTTCCCATCGCCTACGGCACCGATATCGGCGTCTTCGAACACCGCCTGGTGGCCATGGATTTCCGCTATCTCGTGGACTACGGCATGACCCCCCTGCAGGCCATCCAGAGCGCCACCGTGGTCGCGGCCCGGCTGCTCCGGCTCGATTCGGAGGTCGGCACCCTGGAGGCCGGCCGGGCGGCGGACATCATCGCCGTGGATGGCGATCCACTGAAGGACATCACCACCCTGGAGCGCGTCCCCTTCGTGCTCCAGGGTGGCAAGGTCGTCCGTCGGGTCCCTTGA